In Candidatus Defluviilinea proxima, a single genomic region encodes these proteins:
- the rpsT gene encoding 30S ribosomal protein S20, giving the protein MANIQSQIKRNKQNEKRRLSNRLGRGSARSAVIKARAALEENKPETKEAVLLAISTLDQAAESGVIHKNNAARRKSRLMKKLNSLKSA; this is encoded by the coding sequence TTGGCTAACATTCAGTCCCAAATCAAAAGAAACAAGCAGAACGAAAAGCGTCGTTTGAGCAATCGTCTTGGACGCGGTTCTGCCCGCAGTGCCGTCATCAAGGCTCGTGCCGCTTTGGAAGAGAACAAACCTGAGACCAAAGAAGCTGTGCTTCTCGCGATCAGCACTCTCGATCAAGCCGCCGAGAGCGGTGTGATCCACAAGAACAACGCCGCCCGTCGCAAAAGCCGCCTGATGAAGAAGCTCAATTCTCTCAAATCGGCCTAA